Proteins encoded by one window of Massilia sp. NR 4-1:
- the pilV gene encoding shufflon system plasmid conjugative transfer pilus tip adhesin PilV: protein MRTHRKQSGMGLIELMGALGIGAMLLVGLTRMANSSLDDLQSQQAAYYQSQVVHAAGRYIKANHDKIKTDTALPGKVIAVSLAQLRTGNFLPTGFAEQNAYKQNTCVLIRQPNPAAAPGQFDALVVTSGGEAIGDKDLAAASMHAGVGSGYIAAREPAVARGASWSIPTDPFRNIACTGSSVVLLRGAAQDAGHLVSNLFYDGAGQLTADFLYRDKITDRPDLNRMTAPLRLGGSALVNINESCRDDLNETKPALALDQQTRKLLSCDANGFWRSAFASSWREPVDAWGSLPSAGNEVGDVRMVTSLSRAFTFNGSTWVALAVDQNGNLDVPGTVTARDLHATNHIESDRGIHAADHIKSDKNLMAGNDVLADRDIKAKRNLVTEKDLEVKGSANVGYELTALGVEVKGWMSTPQISIFDTFRPGDKCHYQVWSQHDQKYVIAYPNGTVVMDAAYRPLICGLDRVFHYANG, encoded by the coding sequence ATGAGGACCCATCGCAAACAGTCAGGCATGGGCCTGATCGAGCTGATGGGGGCTCTGGGCATCGGCGCTATGCTGCTGGTGGGTCTGACACGCATGGCCAATAGCTCGCTCGACGATCTGCAAAGCCAGCAAGCGGCCTATTATCAGTCGCAGGTCGTGCATGCCGCCGGTCGTTACATCAAGGCAAACCATGACAAGATCAAAACCGACACCGCCTTGCCGGGTAAAGTGATTGCGGTTAGTCTGGCGCAACTACGCACAGGTAATTTCCTGCCGACCGGCTTCGCCGAGCAGAATGCCTACAAGCAGAATACTTGCGTGCTGATTCGTCAACCCAATCCTGCCGCTGCGCCGGGCCAGTTCGATGCGCTGGTCGTCACCAGCGGCGGTGAAGCTATCGGCGATAAGGATCTGGCGGCAGCATCCATGCATGCGGGCGTGGGCAGCGGTTATATCGCCGCCCGTGAACCGGCGGTGGCGCGCGGCGCATCCTGGAGCATACCGACCGATCCTTTCCGGAATATCGCATGCACCGGTAGTTCAGTGGTGCTGTTGCGCGGAGCGGCGCAGGATGCCGGTCATCTGGTGTCGAATCTGTTTTATGACGGTGCAGGCCAGCTCACGGCAGACTTTCTGTACCGTGACAAAATCACAGACAGGCCCGATTTGAACCGCATGACGGCTCCATTGCGTCTGGGTGGCAGCGCTCTCGTCAACATCAACGAAAGCTGCCGCGACGATCTCAATGAGACCAAACCCGCTTTGGCGCTGGACCAACAGACGCGCAAACTGCTTAGCTGCGATGCGAATGGCTTCTGGCGCTCTGCCTTCGCCTCTTCGTGGCGAGAGCCGGTTGACGCGTGGGGCAGTCTGCCTTCGGCTGGCAACGAGGTCGGTGACGTGCGCATGGTAACGAGTCTGAGCCGCGCCTTCACCTTCAACGGCAGCACATGGGTGGCGCTGGCGGTGGACCAGAACGGCAATCTTGACGTGCCGGGTACGGTGACGGCGCGCGATCTGCATGCGACCAACCACATTGAATCGGATCGGGGAATCCATGCCGCCGACCACATCAAGAGCGATAAGAATCTGATGGCAGGCAATGATGTGTTGGCCGATCGTGACATAAAAGCGAAAAGGAACCTGGTCACAGAAAAAGATCTGGAAGTTAAAGGCAGCGCCAATGTGGGCTATGAGCTGACCGCGCTTGGCGTGGAGGTCAAGGGTTGGATGTCGACGCCCCAGATCTCCATATTTGATACTTTCCGCCCTGGTGACAAATGCCACTACCAGGTATGGAGCCAGCACGATCAAAAGTATGTGATTGCCTATCCGAATGGCACCGTGGTCATGGATGCTGCGTATCGGCCGCTGATCTGTGGTCTCGACCGAGTCTTCCATTACGCTAATGGATAA
- a CDS encoding type 4 pilus major pilin: protein MTHLCQLKQTAAFTNSRQSAQPQPSLQLQRGASLLEGIAYLGIAAVVVLGAVSLLGGAFSSAKSNQAIEEAVSIRTAVRKLYIGQGYPATGVVAGLIAANAIPATLTKDVANSKLKNSWGGDVTVDGASDGFVITYAALPKDVCVNMVSGASGWVEISQGSNKISAFPASVVNATTLCANAGANSLAFKGV, encoded by the coding sequence ATGACCCACCTGTGCCAACTGAAACAAACCGCTGCTTTCACCAATTCCCGTCAATCGGCGCAGCCGCAGCCGTCGCTCCAACTCCAGCGCGGTGCTTCGCTGTTGGAAGGTATCGCCTACCTCGGCATTGCTGCGGTAGTGGTGTTGGGTGCGGTTTCGCTGCTAGGAGGTGCTTTTAGTAGTGCAAAGTCGAATCAGGCCATTGAGGAAGCTGTCTCGATTCGTACCGCCGTACGCAAGCTTTATATAGGTCAAGGTTATCCTGCGACAGGCGTAGTCGCTGGCTTGATCGCTGCTAATGCGATTCCGGCGACCCTGACCAAAGATGTCGCTAACAGTAAATTGAAAAATAGCTGGGGTGGTGACGTGACTGTCGACGGTGCTAGCGACGGCTTTGTAATTACCTATGCGGCGCTGCCCAAAGATGTGTGCGTCAATATGGTTAGTGGTGCGAGCGGTTGGGTTGAAATCAGTCAAGGATCAAACAAAATTTCCGCCTTCCCGGCTTCCGTTGTCAATGCCACTACTTTGTGTGCCAATGCCGGCGCCAATAGTTTGGCATTCAAGGGCGTATAA
- a CDS encoding type II secretion system F family protein, with amino-acid sequence MRAELMRHWARPQFTANQRVRLYRKIAKMLAGGLPLLRILEELARRNTGPDGNYALAMVLDDCRRTVQNGQLLSDGLAWWVPDTEQMIILAGEQSGRLEGSLTALIEVVQAGRKIRTEIVSGLAYPLAVIAMIALYIWLFGAMVIPQFTKLADPTRWHGAALSLYKMSVWVQEWMLLTVAGAVALIAALLFSLPVWRGNVRVLFDRFAPFSIYRLIAGSGFLLAFAALQAAGVTVEKSLARLSLKAQPWLRERLDGALMGVRSGLNCGEALRHAGYGFPSPAIIDDLCVYAEYKGFSEALKLLAAEWMEEGVEAVALRMKVLNGFAIVTLALVIGWLVTGFFGIQQEIANATRAVG; translated from the coding sequence AAGATCGCCAAGATGCTGGCGGGCGGCCTGCCGCTGCTGCGCATCCTGGAAGAACTGGCGCGCCGCAACACAGGACCGGACGGCAATTACGCGCTGGCCATGGTGCTCGACGATTGCCGCCGCACCGTGCAGAACGGCCAGCTGCTGTCGGACGGCCTGGCCTGGTGGGTGCCGGACACGGAGCAGATGATCATCCTGGCCGGCGAGCAGTCGGGCCGCCTGGAAGGCAGCCTGACGGCCCTGATCGAAGTGGTGCAGGCCGGCCGCAAGATCAGGACCGAGATCGTCAGCGGTCTCGCTTATCCGCTGGCCGTCATCGCCATGATCGCGCTGTACATCTGGCTGTTCGGTGCGATGGTGATCCCGCAGTTTACCAAGCTGGCCGATCCCACGCGCTGGCATGGCGCGGCGCTGTCGCTGTACAAGATGTCGGTGTGGGTGCAGGAGTGGATGCTGCTTACAGTGGCCGGTGCGGTAGCGCTGATCGCCGCGCTGCTGTTCTCGCTGCCGGTCTGGCGCGGCAATGTGCGCGTGCTCTTCGACCGCTTTGCGCCATTCTCGATTTATCGCCTGATCGCAGGCAGCGGTTTTTTGCTGGCCTTTGCGGCTTTGCAGGCGGCCGGCGTGACGGTGGAGAAATCTCTGGCGCGGCTCTCGCTCAAGGCCCAGCCCTGGCTGCGCGAGCGGCTGGACGGCGCCCTGATGGGCGTGCGCTCCGGCCTCAATTGCGGCGAAGCCTTGCGCCACGCTGGCTATGGTTTTCCCTCGCCGGCCATCATTGATGACTTGTGCGTGTATGCCGAGTACAAAGGTTTTTCCGAGGCCTTGAAGCTGCTCGCGGCGGAATGGATGGAAGAAGGCGTAGAGGCTGTCGCTCTGCGTATGAAGGTGTTGAACGGTTTTGCCATCGTCACTTTGGCACTGGTGATCGGATGGTTGGTAACCGGCTTTTTCGGCATTCAGCAGGAGATCGCGAATGCCACCCGCGCAGTAGGTTGA